The Leisingera daeponensis DSM 23529 genome includes the window AACGCTTCGCCCTCAGCGGCCTTGCGGCGGCATTCCTCCAGCTCATTCTGCTGGGCCTTGTACTTGGACGCACTGCTCACGTGGAGGCCGATGGCATGAAGCGCGCTTCGGATCTTGGGGTGCATTTCGGGTTCCAGTCGGTTTGGGTCAGACAAGCGCCCTTGGCGGGCACGGCGCGTTCAGGTCAGGCGGCCTGTGCCGCGCCGGCGCCCCAGCGCAGCGGAGCGGTCCGCGGGCTCACTCCCACTTGTAATTGAAGCTCACAGAAATCCGCTCTTCCTCTGCCATGTTCAAAGGCACCTCGTGGCGGATGAAGCTTTCCCAAAGCAGCACGTCGCCAACGGCGGGGGCCTGATAGACAAAGGTCTTCAGCTCCTGGCGGCAATCCTTCAGGCGCGGCGGGTGCGCCATCATCATCGCGTGGCGCGGATCCTCCAGCTTCAGCGCGCTGGCGCCGTCCGGCATCGACACATAGGTGGTTCCGGAAATCACCGAATGCGGATGAATGTGGCTGGCATGGGTGCCGCCTTCCGGCAGGATGTTGATCCACAGATCCTCCAGCACCAGCGCACGCCCGTCCAGGTCCAGCTCCAGATCCTCGGCAAAGGCCGCGACGTGCTGGTCCAGCGACTTCACCAGATCGGCGAAGATCGGGAACCGCCAGGGCAGATCCGTCAGCGAGGCATAGGAGGTATAGCCGGGATAGCCGTTCTCCTCGCACCAGTCCTGCCCGGCATCATCATCGCCGGCGATGACAAGGCAGGAGTTTTCCAGTTCCTGCGCGTCAACCGATGGTCCGAATTCGGACAGCTGCGCGCGGTAAAGGCGGGTCACAAAGAGCGATTCAATCTGGGCCATGGCTGCGTCTTACCGCAACCCGCAGCCAAGCGCGAGAGCCTGGCGCGCGGCAGCCGCCGGTTTTAACCCGGCCCGCAAACCCGCCAGCATGTTGAAATAGTGAAAGTTACCCTGCGGAAGCTCACGCTGATTTAACGAATGAAGTCCATTTTGGACCAAAAACGCCTCTGCAAGAGGTCTCAGTGAAATGGTCCAGGTCCTATGAAATCAAAACTTACCGTCAGCACGGCCATCCTCTCCATCATCGTTCTCGCAGGCGGCCTGATGGCCGCACTGGTCAGCCTGCTGCTCTATTCGCATTCCGTGCGCGATGACATGCAGCGGCGCGTTGCCGGGATTGAGGAGATCTATCTGAACCTCGACAAGATCGAGCTTGAGTTCCTGAAGGCCCGGCGCGCCGAAAAGGATTTCCTGCTGCGCCGGGATGAAAAATACCTGTCCCGCCACGCCTCAACGATGACCCGGATTAAGGAGACTTACGGCTCTCTTGGCCGTCAGATGCCGGCGGTGGCCGAATTGTCCGGCGCCGCCCTGCAGCTCAAGGACATCGGCGCCGCGATTGACGCCTATGAGGCCAGCTTTATCGCGCTGGCCGGCAGCAACAGGCGGCTGGGGCTGGACGAGAACAGCGGCCTGGAGGGAGAGCTGCGCACGTCGGTCAAGAATGCCGAGGCCACTCTGGAAGCGCTGGATCAGCCGGTCATGCAGGTGAAAATGCTGATGATGCGGCGGCACGAGAAGGACTTCATCATGCGCCAGGCGCCGAAATACCTGGACCGGCTGAACGCCCGCGTGGAAGAGTTCCGCGCCTTCCCGGCGAGCTATTACACCAGCGCCGCCCAGCAGAAGGAAATCCTGGGCCTGATCGGCGCCTACCAGGCGTCCTTTGCCGCCTATGCCGGGGAATCGCTGAACGAACAGCAGCTGCGCAAGCAGGTGTCGGGCCATTATGCGGATGCCGAACCGCTGCTGGCCGCCATCCACGAGGAGGTGCGCGCCCTGCGGGATGAGGCGTGGGCCAGCGGCGAAACGGTCAGCGCCGAGGCGCAGACCAACGCGCTGCGGGCGGGCATCGGCGGTTCGCTCCTGTTTGTCGCGGTGGCCCTGCTCCTGGCCCGCAGCATCGCCCGGCCGCTTAAGCAGACCGATACCGTGCTCAAGAAGATGATGCAGAACGACTTCACCCCGGAGATCCCGAAATCCGGCATCCGCGAGATTGCCGCGATTGCCCAGGCCGCCGGCGCCTTCCGCAAGGCAGAGGCCGCCAAGCAGCAGCTCACCCGGGAGATAACGGAAGTGATCGCCGCCTGCGGCGAGGGCGATTTCTCGCGCCGGATCGCTGACACCGGCGACGGCGGCCAGGACGGCAGCCTGGGCCGCGGCGTGAACGCCATCGGGGAAGTGGCCGGCAAGGGCCTGGGCGATGTTCTCAAGGTGCTGGACGCGCTTGCCGAGGGCGACCTGACCCGGCGGATGCCGGCAGGCCAGAAGGGCGTGTTCAAGAATATCGCCGGGGCCATCGACAACCTGGCGTGCAGCCTTGAGGATGTGGTCGGGCAGCTGGCCGGCAGCGGCAGGATGCTGAACGAGACCTCGCAGGAGATCGCTGCGGCGGTCGCCGATGCCTCGCACCGCGGCGAATCCTCTGCCGCCGCGCTGGAACAAACCGCGGCGGCGCTGCAAACGGTCCGCGACACGGTCCACGATACCGCCGCCAGCGCCCAGGACGCCCGCCAGTTCGTCAACGACGCCCAGACCAAGGCGGAAGCCACCCGGGAGGTCGCGGACAAGACGGTCGCCGCCATGCAGCGCATCAAGGAATCCTCGGACGCGATTTCCAAGATCACCGGCCTGATCGACGATGTGGCCTTCCAGACCAACCTGCTGGCGCTGAACGCCGGGGTGGAGGCCGCGCGCGCGGGCGAAGCCGGGCGCGGCTTTGCGGTCGTCGCCTCGGAAGTGCGGGCGCTGGCGCAGCGGTCTTCAAGCGCGGCGCAGGAAATCAGCGCATTGATCAGCAGCAGTCAAAGCGAGGTGACCGGCGGCGTCGAACTGGTGGATGAGGCAGGCAAAGCGCTGGCCGCGATCCTGGAGACCGTGACCCGGGCCGCCGAAAAGGTGAACGAGATCGCCGAGAACACCACCGAGCAGGCCAACGGCATTTCCGAAGTCAGCGCGGCGATCGAGGCGCTGGACAAGGATTCCCAGCGCAGCGCCGCCATGCTGGAGGAAACCGCAGCGGCCGGCCAGATGCTGCGCGACGAGGCGGGCAACCTGGCGCGGGCGATTTCCGGCTTCCGGCTGGAGCCAGCGGCCCCTGCCGGTGCGGACAGGGCACCGGAACGCGCACCCGCTGCACAGGCCGCATAGAACGCCCGCGCAAGGGGGTGGCTGGACAGGTCACCCCTCCACTGGCGGCACGGCCCGGCGGTAGAGATGCCATGTGGTATGGCCAAGGATGGGCAGGGTGAAGATCAGCCCCAGAAACGCCGGAACCAGCGACACCAGCATGGCGGCTGAAATGATCGCCGCCCAGCCTAGCATGACCAACGGGTTTTCCGTGACCACGCGAATGGAGGTGATCATCGCAGACACGAAATTGGTCTCCCGGTCCAGCAGCATCGGCATGGCGACAACGGTCACCGAGAACAGGACTGCCGACAGGAAGGCGCCCACGCAGGTGCCGACCGCAAGAAAGGCCCAGCCCTGCGGCGTGAAGAAAACGGTGTTCATGAACCCGTCGAAATCCGAGAAGGACGCATCCTTGAGGAGGATCGCCAGCCACAGCCGGACCTGGTAAATCCACACCCAGAAAATGAACAGGGTGACAAAGGCCATCCAGCCCAGCTCGCGGTTGCGCTGATCGGCCGCCACGGTGAGGATACCGGACCAGCTGAAGCTTTCTCCCCTCTGCCGCCGGCGCGACATTTCATAAAGCCCGGCGGCGGCGAAGGGCGCGACCAGCGGAAAGCCCACCGCGGCGGGAATGATCATCCAGATCGCGCCGAGCCAGACCAGGCACCAGACAAACAGGATTCCGAAAACCGCATAGAACAGGCCGAAGAAGCCGCTCATGAAGGGGTGCGCGCGGAAATCGGAAACCCCGGCCTTCAGCGCCGCGGCGATATCGCCCGCAGTCACCTTGTTGACCTTTGGCACGAATTGCGGCGGCGGCTGCAGCTTGTCCGGCGGCGGGGGCGCTGCGGTCTTGGATGTCATGACACACTCCTCCCAAAGCATGGCACCGCGCCGGCCCGCTTGCCCGGAAACCCGGCGCTGGACCCGGCGGTGAAACAGGCATCCCTCCTCCGCGTGCAAGTGTGCATCAGGCAAGGCTTTGCGGCAAGGGGCCGCAAGGCAGCCAAACCCGCGCGGCAAACCCGGCCCCCTGCCCCGACACAGCCCCCCGCAACGAAAAAACCCCCGCCGGTCTCCCGGCGGGGGCTTTCATTTCTTGGCAGTCGCCAGACTTACCAGTCTTCGCGGACCACGACGCGGGTCTTGACCGGCAGCTTCATCGCCGCCAGGCGCAGGGCCTCGCGGGCGACTTCGTCGCTGACGCCGTCGATCTCGAACATCACGCGGCCAGGCTTAACCTTGGCTGCCCAGTAGTCCACGGAGCCTTTACCTTTACCCATACGGACTTCGGTCGGCTTCGAGGTCACCGGAGTGTCCGGGAAGATACGGATCCAAACACGGCCCTGACGTTTCATATGGCGGGTCATGGCGCGGCGGGCAGCCTCGATCTGGCGTGCAGTCACACGCTCAGGCTGGGTTGCCTTCAGGCCATAGGTGCCGAAGT containing:
- a CDS encoding TIGR02466 family protein gives rise to the protein MAQIESLFVTRLYRAQLSEFGPSVDAQELENSCLVIAGDDDAGQDWCEENGYPGYTSYASLTDLPWRFPIFADLVKSLDQHVAAFAEDLELDLDGRALVLEDLWINILPEGGTHASHIHPHSVISGTTYVSMPDGASALKLEDPRHAMMMAHPPRLKDCRQELKTFVYQAPAVGDVLLWESFIRHEVPLNMAEEERISVSFNYKWE
- a CDS encoding methyl-accepting chemotaxis protein, with product MKSKLTVSTAILSIIVLAGGLMAALVSLLLYSHSVRDDMQRRVAGIEEIYLNLDKIELEFLKARRAEKDFLLRRDEKYLSRHASTMTRIKETYGSLGRQMPAVAELSGAALQLKDIGAAIDAYEASFIALAGSNRRLGLDENSGLEGELRTSVKNAEATLEALDQPVMQVKMLMMRRHEKDFIMRQAPKYLDRLNARVEEFRAFPASYYTSAAQQKEILGLIGAYQASFAAYAGESLNEQQLRKQVSGHYADAEPLLAAIHEEVRALRDEAWASGETVSAEAQTNALRAGIGGSLLFVAVALLLARSIARPLKQTDTVLKKMMQNDFTPEIPKSGIREIAAIAQAAGAFRKAEAAKQQLTREITEVIAACGEGDFSRRIADTGDGGQDGSLGRGVNAIGEVAGKGLGDVLKVLDALAEGDLTRRMPAGQKGVFKNIAGAIDNLACSLEDVVGQLAGSGRMLNETSQEIAAAVADASHRGESSAAALEQTAAALQTVRDTVHDTAASAQDARQFVNDAQTKAEATREVADKTVAAMQRIKESSDAISKITGLIDDVAFQTNLLALNAGVEAARAGEAGRGFAVVASEVRALAQRSSSAAQEISALISSSQSEVTGGVELVDEAGKALAAILETVTRAAEKVNEIAENTTEQANGISEVSAAIEALDKDSQRSAAMLEETAAAGQMLRDEAGNLARAISGFRLEPAAPAGADRAPERAPAAQAA
- a CDS encoding DUF2189 domain-containing protein; this encodes MTSKTAAPPPPDKLQPPPQFVPKVNKVTAGDIAAALKAGVSDFRAHPFMSGFFGLFYAVFGILFVWCLVWLGAIWMIIPAAVGFPLVAPFAAAGLYEMSRRRQRGESFSWSGILTVAADQRNRELGWMAFVTLFIFWVWIYQVRLWLAILLKDASFSDFDGFMNTVFFTPQGWAFLAVGTCVGAFLSAVLFSVTVVAMPMLLDRETNFVSAMITSIRVVTENPLVMLGWAAIISAAMLVSLVPAFLGLIFTLPILGHTTWHLYRRAVPPVEG
- the rplP gene encoding 50S ribosomal protein L16 is translated as MLQPKRTKFRKMHKGRIHGLAKGGSDLNFGTYGLKATQPERVTARQIEAARRAMTRHMKRQGRVWIRIFPDTPVTSKPTEVRMGKGKGSVDYWAAKVKPGRVMFEIDGVSDEVAREALRLAAMKLPVKTRVVVREDW